The nucleotide sequence TTACCGCCAGCCGGAACCGCTTCCTGCTCTGTTTTCGCATTTTGCATTGAATACGCCCGGGCCCGGCCGCTGGTTTGAATGAAAGAAACGGTTGTGGATTTCAGCCGGCAAAAAAAAGCCAGCTAAAAATTTGTGAAACCGAAAGGTTGCGTATATATTTGCAACCAATTGGTTTCTTAATTTACTAACGAGAAGAAAATGAGACGTGATATTTTTCAGGCCATAGCCGACCCGACACGACGGGCGATCATAGGCTTAATAGCATTGCAGGCAATGACTCCCAACGCCATTGCAGAACACTTTGACGCTACCCGGCAGGCAGTTTCAAAACATTTGCGCATTCTTACGGAATGTGAACTGGTAAAACAGCAACACCAGGGCCGGGAGATTTACTATTCTCTTGAAATTGAGAAAATGAAGGAAATTGACCGGTGGTTAGATCAATACCGGAAGATCTGGGAAACCCGTTTTAATCAACTTGACCAAGTATTATCAACAATTAAAAAACAACGAAAATGAACACAGCATTGTTATTCGATTTTTCCGTAAACAGGGAAGACAAGACCATTCAGATAAAGCGTGAATTTAATGCCGGTCTTGAACTGGTTTGGCAGGCCTGGACCACTGCCGAGCTGCTTGATCAATGGTGGGCCCCCAAGCCTTACAGGAGCAAAACCAAATCGTTAGACTTTAAAGAGGGGGGAATGTGGCTCTATGCAATGATCAGCCCCGAAAACGAAGCGCTTTGGTGCAAGGCCGATTACGAAAAAATAGAACAGCAGAAAATCGTTTCCTGGCTGGATGCATTCTGCGATGAAAATGGAACGGAAAATACGCTAAAGCCGCGCTCGCATTGGACAAACAGTTTCACAGAAGAAAACGGCGTTACAACAGTAAGCGTCGTATTACGGCATGATAGTGTTGAAGATATCGAAACGATGATCGCAATGGGCTTTAAAGAAGGGTTTACAATGTGTATGCAAAATCTGGATGAGCTGCTCCTGGGCCGGTAAGATTTTGTTCTGGTATTTAATCATGATGATTCCGGCAGGCTATAAGTTGTACATGGCCTGCCGGTGCCGGAGGGTGGAATTTATTTTAAAGAAAAAATATCATACCGGACGTCAAACCGTCCCTGGAAAACATTCGTTTCCTCTGATGCCGGGCCTTCTTTTTTAAAGTACAAAACAAAATCACAGGCAATACGTTTTTCCGGGTTTTCAAAAAGAAGCAGTTTGAGCTTATTGGGTTTTGTTGAATCAAGCCGGTACGACTCGGAAATGGCCGCACTTCCTTTAAAAGGTGCAATGAACACACTCGCTGAAAAATCCCGGATGAATCCATCAATAGGAATACCGCCTTTTTTGAATGAAATCATAAACGTTTCATTATCCCTTCCGGACATCACATGGACGCGGTCCTCATCCACATTATAATTTGCCGCAACACCTTCACTCACCCAGGCCATGTCGTTCTTTTTTACGGTGATTGTTGATTTAGGTTTCTCCGGCAGGGTTGCGGGTTTGCTGCAGCTAGTCAGTAAAAAGATGCTTAAAACAAGCAGAGATGGCAACTTCATAATCGGTTGTTTAATGGTCATTAATTTTATATAAAGCAGGTTCAATATAGTAAAACGGTAAAATTAGCCCGGGCGCAACAAACGTCAAAATTATAATTATCGTTTGGAATTGCTACACGGATCTGTAAAGTGTACCGTCTTATTTTAATGTGTATCCCGGACATTCGATCCTGGCCTGGTACCCATATTCTCTGAATAACGGCGATGGCCGCCGGTAAGGAGCGGGTTGCCGGATACCGGGTGCTGGTTTTGGGGGATTGCTGAAGGCTGTTTATTGGTTTTACCCGGCGGAAATATTTTTCAGTGCCTCGATGATCGTTGAGAGTAACTGCCGGTCGATCTCCGGCTGTTGCTGATCGCTTATAACACGGAATTGCCCTTCATCGTCTTTTTCAAAGGTGAGCTCCCGGCCATTCACAATGATATAAACTTTATAGCTGTAGGCAAAGGTTGCCAGGCGTCCTTTCACTGTCAGTGGCTCACCCCGGTAGGTAAGGGGCAGTTCAAAAAAATGTTCCATTCTTAAATTAGGTCGCGAAGGTACGGGGAAATGGGCGGAGTGTGCGTTATCTCCCCGGGAATAATACAGTATCTTGTCATTGTAGCTATAGTATGACGGGATAAATCAATTTTGTAGACCCTTTGTAGGTGCCGGATTTTTGGAGAAAAGCCCTGTTCCGGCTCATCTTTGGAGCATGCAATGTTGCGATGAGCAATAAAACTTTAGCCGGTATGTTGATTTTGGATATAATAGCAGGAGCCGGGCAGTTTTGAGGCAGTAATTAAAATAACGAAACTAAAAATGAAGGCCATGACAGGATGGGAACTTGAAAAACCAAATGAGGATCTTTTATTTAAAAGGTTTAAGAAGATACGCTCTTTTTTGAAGGAATATCCCCTGGCAACTATAAGCAGGGATGATAGTGTTTTGCTTATTATCCGTAAATACCACCCGCAGCTTAACTGCGCTCCGGATGATCCCAATCATCCTGCAGACAATTACAGGATATGCCTGGCCTATTATACAATGTATAGCTATAA is from Niabella beijingensis and encodes:
- a CDS encoding ArsR/SmtB family transcription factor, coding for MRRDIFQAIADPTRRAIIGLIALQAMTPNAIAEHFDATRQAVSKHLRILTECELVKQQHQGREIYYSLEIEKMKEIDRWLDQYRKIWETRFNQLDQVLSTIKKQRK
- a CDS encoding SRPBCC family protein; translated protein: MNTALLFDFSVNREDKTIQIKREFNAGLELVWQAWTTAELLDQWWAPKPYRSKTKSLDFKEGGMWLYAMISPENEALWCKADYEKIEQQKIVSWLDAFCDENGTENTLKPRSHWTNSFTEENGVTTVSVVLRHDSVEDIETMIAMGFKEGFTMCMQNLDELLLGR